In Coleofasciculus sp. FACHB-1120, the following are encoded in one genomic region:
- a CDS encoding CHAT domain-containing protein — protein sequence MKKILILSVNPPGTTRLHLDREVREIQATLKRAKYRDRFEIVSEGAVRVDDLRRALLDYQPAIVHFSGHGVGTEGLVLENDSGQTKLVSSESLAHLFKLFQTKIECVLINACYSEIQARVIHEYIDYLIGMNRPIGDEAAIKFSIGFYDALGAGEPYARCFEIGRASIDLEGIPEAETPQLKARPRAYSLSGIKESEESKEAIAPSPPIALSPPIPQKTTSQAMNFSGGQISNAQIGQAGRDIKQTQQITSGSLEKSLTVAEILELVKQIEQIVISSDLPEKYKQKALNHVETISEEIQEDEPDKDFAVKNLQKLSKVLKEANETAQSGVNIWQKLEPVFTKLAPWLGVAAKSLLLIA from the coding sequence ATGAAAAAAATTCTAATTTTATCTGTTAATCCACCGGGAACCACGAGGCTGCACCTCGATCGCGAAGTTAGAGAAATTCAAGCCACTTTGAAACGAGCAAAATACCGCGATCGCTTTGAAATTGTCAGCGAAGGAGCAGTACGAGTGGACGACTTACGACGTGCCTTATTAGACTATCAACCGGCGATTGTTCACTTTTCGGGGCATGGGGTAGGAACCGAAGGACTCGTTTTAGAAAATGACTCAGGGCAAACTAAACTTGTGAGTAGCGAATCCTTAGCCCATCTATTTAAACTATTCCAAACTAAAATAGAGTGTGTTTTAATCAATGCTTGTTATAGCGAAATTCAAGCACGAGTCATTCACGAATATATTGATTATCTTATTGGTATGAATCGACCCATTGGGGATGAAGCTGCTATCAAATTTTCCATCGGATTTTACGATGCGCTGGGAGCAGGAGAACCCTACGCTCGCTGTTTTGAAATTGGTCGTGCATCTATCGATTTAGAGGGAATTCCCGAAGCAGAAACCCCTCAACTCAAAGCCAGACCTCGCGCCTACTCTCTTTCTGGGATAAAAGAGTCTGAAGAGTCAAAAGAAGCGATCGCACCCTCTCCCCCCATTGCACTCTCTCCCCCTATCCCTCAAAAAACCACATCCCAAGCTATGAACTTCAGCGGGGGGCAGATTTCTAATGCTCAAATCGGGCAAGCCGGACGGGATATTAAGCAAACCCAGCAAATTACTAGCGGCAGCTTAGAGAAATCATTAACCGTTGCAGAAATTCTTGAATTAGTTAAACAAATTGAACAAATTGTCATCAGCTCAGATTTGCCGGAGAAATACAAACAAAAAGCCCTGAATCATGTTGAAACCATCTCCGAAGAAATTCAAGAGGATGAACCTGATAAAGATTTTGCTGTCAAAAACTTGCAAAAACTGAGTAAAGTTCTCAAAGAAGCCAACGAAACTGCCCAATCTGGTGTAAATATTTGGCAAAAATTAGAACCCGTTTTTACTAAGTTAGCTCCTTGGCTAGGAGTAGCAGCAAAAAGTCTTTTATTAATTGCCTAA
- a CDS encoding DUF4214 domain-containing protein codes for MARSSSKKSFINCLNQENLSKFISGSLNRMNEPSPNSSQQKLNIDKASIEKSLIAQGERDIFQHSVVTFNHTEIIQSSIEDIKNREFIQTSPYKGLKNFDCEDKDLFFGRDQFLTGLVNELEQTNLILLLGASGSGKSSVVRAGLVPWLSQKWGSRFVKIVFKPDRDPFDSLYASLLSKYKQADAQIAREAKADALQRVITQLKQPDEYWLIAIDQFEELFTTTLSEKRDLFINSLVQLNKTKQNSVKLIATMRADFLDKLSPYPKLVKVTDKHRPMIAEMQLDELRLAIEQPAAHHGVVFESGLVDEIIKDIQGQAGYLPLLQYTLDLLWETEVKTGSIQDQTLNISTYRQLGGVQGALQKHVDTIYELLLPEEKLATQRIFLKLVDIGEDVASGGEWKPVRRRAAKSLFNDELEQRVLAKLIDEKLLVSDLSLELQESTIDIAHEILLTSWTTLNTWIKENRESIAIRNRLNHDMNLWKTKKSEDELWSGSKLEQVLELRQNSTFNQVLGGFSQNENKFIDLSLGRRERQNRRTIFITLGFLSIALILIFAALLQFRKSSISQSEALVQSSQIRLNENQKLDAMITSLESAIILKNLKMKAPLEVIVALEKSIYGIREKNQLVGHEKYVKVAKFSSNSNLIASSSDDGTVKLWQANGKQFGALIHSNNALETNVWGMDFNNNGTLIASAGDDKTVKIWRVAERLLIKTFRSHTDKVVTVNFSQDGKLIASGSHDKTIKVWKPDGNLIKTLEDDSKVYSVTFSPNGQLIASAGEGGKINIWNANNWQFRVLGEHSSPVWSVSFSPNGQIIASGDEEGKIKLWALDGHLITTFEHKHQGRVETVSFSHNGQIIASASHDETIKLWNLEGKLLSTIHGHQGPVSSANFSPDDQKIVSGSWDGTVRIWSVIPHKRLTLADNIHGVKEVSFSPDGNNIAVISSDNIVRIWDFDSPKSNFLIKSFINNTDSVKNLIFSYDNQLIALADGDNIKVQELANSENHKLKSVSKAIDSMSFNFKNDIIFYNSGNKIIAWNLKSQKTEVFYENKNSQRINNLIVSPNDGKKMAFISEEDRIIKFGDLTNQTFSDFIGHKGEISSIAFSSDGQKIASGSQDSTVRLWNLNGDNIKTFMGNNSYVKKVAFSPDNETIASAGLGAGIKFWSQHNQQPITLINGNFSSVNFSPNGRIIAAVRGNRELILFDLDLDNLIKYACNWMHDYLKNNPRMIEKKNLCNNISKKENDIGLLNLSNNHEKNIQKIYKEVLKREATLSEIKFYQLFLDLNEENATLYQVRESVAQSPKAQIMLHKIYQQILKRNADSDGINYYTNRLTEGWTWKQIRAHIAASEEANYIINQNYQQLLNRNATPNELNFYTEYFAKGWTWKQIRDHITASDDTMNSKNMNSSNELAK; via the coding sequence TTGGCTAGGAGTAGCAGCAAAAAGTCTTTTATTAATTGCCTAAATCAAGAAAATTTATCTAAATTTATTTCAGGATCATTAAATAGGATGAATGAACCGTCACCGAACTCTTCCCAGCAAAAACTCAATATTGACAAAGCTAGCATTGAAAAAAGCTTAATTGCTCAGGGAGAACGCGATATATTTCAGCATAGCGTTGTTACCTTTAATCATACGGAAATTATCCAATCTTCTATTGAAGATATCAAAAATCGTGAATTCATCCAAACTTCACCTTATAAGGGTTTAAAAAACTTTGATTGTGAAGATAAAGACCTATTTTTTGGGCGAGATCAATTTTTAACTGGCTTAGTTAATGAACTCGAACAAACCAATCTGATTTTACTCTTGGGCGCGAGTGGGAGTGGTAAATCTTCAGTGGTGCGAGCGGGTTTAGTTCCTTGGTTATCTCAAAAATGGGGTTCTCGTTTCGTCAAAATCGTGTTCAAGCCGGATCGCGACCCATTTGACTCCTTATATGCCAGTTTACTAAGTAAATATAAGCAAGCTGACGCTCAAATTGCCAGGGAAGCTAAAGCCGATGCCCTCCAGCGAGTCATTACCCAACTCAAACAACCCGATGAGTATTGGTTGATTGCAATCGACCAATTTGAAGAGCTATTTACTACTACTCTGAGTGAGAAACGCGACCTGTTTATCAACAGCTTGGTGCAATTGAATAAAACCAAGCAGAACTCCGTCAAACTCATCGCCACGATGCGGGCAGATTTCCTAGATAAATTAAGTCCGTATCCCAAACTGGTGAAAGTAACCGATAAACATCGCCCGATGATTGCAGAAATGCAACTCGATGAATTACGGTTGGCAATTGAACAGCCTGCTGCTCATCATGGCGTTGTGTTTGAATCAGGATTAGTTGATGAAATCATTAAAGATATTCAGGGACAAGCAGGCTATTTGCCTTTATTACAATACACCCTCGATTTGCTGTGGGAAACAGAAGTTAAAACTGGGTCGATTCAAGACCAAACATTAAATATAAGTACCTATCGTCAGTTAGGAGGTGTTCAGGGAGCGTTACAAAAGCACGTTGATACGATTTATGAGTTGCTGTTACCAGAGGAGAAACTGGCAACGCAAAGAATCTTCCTGAAGTTGGTTGATATTGGCGAGGATGTGGCGTCGGGAGGCGAATGGAAACCTGTCCGCAGAAGGGCAGCGAAGTCACTATTTAATGATGAGTTAGAGCAGCGGGTACTGGCAAAGCTGATTGATGAAAAATTGTTAGTGAGTGACCTTTCCCTTGAATTACAAGAATCAACGATAGATATTGCCCATGAAATTTTACTAACTTCTTGGACAACCTTAAATACTTGGATTAAGGAAAATCGAGAATCTATTGCAATTCGCAATCGACTCAACCACGACATGAATCTGTGGAAAACTAAGAAATCTGAGGATGAACTATGGAGTGGGTCAAAGTTAGAGCAGGTTTTAGAACTGAGGCAAAACTCAACATTTAATCAGGTTTTAGGTGGCTTTAGTCAAAACGAAAATAAATTTATTGATTTGAGCTTAGGACGACGTGAGCGGCAAAATCGTCGAACTATTTTTATAACGCTTGGATTTTTGAGTATAGCATTAATTTTGATATTTGCCGCTTTATTGCAGTTTAGAAAAAGCTCTATATCTCAGAGTGAAGCTCTAGTCCAGTCTTCACAGATACGTTTAAATGAAAACCAAAAACTAGATGCAATGATAACAAGCCTAGAGTCAGCAATAATACTTAAAAACCTGAAAATGAAAGCTCCACTTGAAGTAATAGTTGCTTTAGAAAAAAGTATCTATGGAATTCGAGAAAAAAATCAATTAGTAGGGCATGAAAAATATGTTAAAGTTGCTAAGTTTAGTTCTAATAGTAACTTAATTGCATCTAGTAGCGATGATGGGACTGTTAAGTTATGGCAAGCAAATGGTAAGCAATTTGGCGCTTTAATTCATAGCAATAATGCTTTAGAAACAAATGTATGGGGAATGGATTTTAACAATAACGGGACGCTAATTGCTTCGGCTGGTGATGATAAAACAGTCAAAATTTGGAGGGTTGCAGAGCGTCTGCTTATTAAAACTTTTAGATCTCATACAGACAAGGTAGTAACTGTCAATTTTAGTCAAGATGGGAAGCTGATTGCATCCGGTAGCCATGACAAAACTATCAAGGTGTGGAAGCCAGATGGTAATCTAATCAAAACTCTTGAAGACGATTCAAAAGTGTACAGTGTAACTTTTAGCCCAAATGGTCAACTAATTGCCTCTGCTGGCGAGGGTGGAAAAATTAATATATGGAACGCAAATAATTGGCAATTTCGGGTTCTTGGTGAGCATAGTAGCCCTGTTTGGAGTGTTAGTTTTAGCCCCAATGGTCAAATCATTGCTTCTGGAGATGAGGAGGGAAAAATTAAATTGTGGGCATTAGATGGTCATCTAATTACTACTTTTGAACATAAACATCAAGGAAGAGTAGAGACTGTAAGTTTTAGCCATAACGGTCAAATCATTGCTTCTGCTAGTCATGATGAAACAATTAAATTGTGGAATTTAGAGGGGAAGCTACTTAGCACTATACATGGACATCAAGGTCCAGTATCGAGTGCTAATTTTAGTCCAGATGATCAAAAAATTGTTTCTGGAAGTTGGGACGGTACAGTCAGAATTTGGAGCGTTATTCCACATAAGCGCCTGACTCTTGCAGATAATATACATGGAGTCAAAGAAGTTAGTTTTAGTCCAGACGGTAATAATATAGCTGTCATTAGCTCCGATAATATTGTTAGGATATGGGATTTTGATAGCCCTAAAAGTAATTTTCTAATTAAATCTTTTATTAATAATACAGACTCCGTAAAAAATTTAATATTTAGTTATGATAATCAACTTATTGCTTTAGCTGATGGTGACAATATAAAAGTACAGGAGCTAGCCAATTCCGAGAATCATAAACTTAAATCTGTTTCTAAGGCAATAGATAGCATGAGTTTTAATTTTAAAAACGATATAATTTTTTATAATAGTGGCAATAAAATTATAGCTTGGAATTTAAAGAGCCAAAAAACAGAAGTTTTTTATGAAAATAAAAATTCCCAAAGAATAAACAACTTGATTGTATCTCCAAATGACGGCAAAAAAATGGCATTTATAAGTGAAGAAGATAGAATAATTAAATTTGGAGATTTGACTAATCAAACTTTTAGCGATTTTATAGGTCATAAAGGAGAGATAAGTAGTATAGCCTTTAGCTCAGATGGACAAAAAATAGCCTCTGGAAGTCAAGATAGTACAGTGAGGCTTTGGAATTTAAATGGTGATAATATTAAAACTTTTATGGGTAATAATTCCTATGTTAAAAAAGTTGCTTTTAGTCCCGATAATGAAACAATCGCTTCTGCTGGACTTGGAGCAGGAATTAAATTTTGGAGTCAACATAATCAGCAACCAATAACTTTAATAAATGGCAATTTTTCTAGCGTTAACTTTAGTCCCAATGGCAGAATTATTGCTGCTGTTAGAGGAAATAGAGAGCTAATTTTGTTTGATTTAGACTTAGATAATTTAATAAAATATGCTTGCAACTGGATGCATGACTATTTAAAGAACAATCCTCGAATGATTGAGAAAAAAAACCTGTGCAATAATATTTCTAAAAAAGAAAACGATATAGGATTGCTAAATTTAAGTAATAATCATGAAAAAAATATCCAGAAAATCTATAAAGAAGTTTTAAAGAGAGAAGCTACTTTAAGCGAAATAAAGTTTTATCAACTTTTTTTAGATTTAAACGAAGAAAATGCAACTTTATATCAAGTTAGAGAATCTGTTGCTCAAAGTCCAAAGGCTCAAATTATGCTTCATAAAATTTACCAACAAATATTGAAGCGCAATGCTGATTCTGATGGTATCAATTATTATACTAATAGATTAACTGAAGGTTGGACATGGAAACAAATACGCGCTCATATTGCTGCTAGCGAAGAAGCAAATTACATTATCAACCAAAATTATCAACAACTATTAAATAGAAATGCCACCCCTAATGAATTAAATTTCTATACAGAATATTTTGCTAAAGGTTGGACATGGAAACAAATACGTGACCATATTACTGCTAGTGACGATACGATGAATTCCAAAAATATGAATTCCTCAAATGAACTAGCAAAATAG
- a CDS encoding DUF4278 domain-containing protein, which yields MDISLRSLQATVSKLLYQHPMDVISMEAKNTQMHYRGICYQSSHSNLETTQGEIAGFYRGVPWRRQYLKKQPVPQAIARLKYRGADYFRVVCSEQVKPGTEVDSIKSV from the coding sequence ATGGACATTTCTTTGAGATCGCTCCAGGCTACGGTCTCGAAATTACTCTATCAGCATCCGATGGATGTAATCAGTATGGAGGCTAAAAATACGCAAATGCACTATCGGGGTATTTGCTACCAATCAAGCCATTCTAATCTCGAAACAACACAAGGAGAAATCGCTGGCTTTTATCGCGGTGTGCCTTGGCGCAGACAGTATCTCAAAAAACAGCCTGTACCGCAAGCGATCGCCCGACTCAAGTATCGTGGAGCAGATTATTTCCGCGTTGTCTGTAGTGAGCAAGTTAAGCCGGGGACGGAAGTTGACAGCATTAAGTCTGTGTAA
- a CDS encoding ferric reductase-like transmembrane domain-containing protein, protein MIGIFLNPAPLANILGFLALLCYIATLLPSLLKAIVPAIKRNKSLMWLLKYRRNLGVAAFCLGANHGVLLIFERHINLLDWHTYLHYFQGITTLGIFTILTVTSNDESVKTLKNYWKKLHKLTYLAIFILPWHILDKMSGNWTYFTFLAVLLTLFILILFLLRKCLKLYKLVMLRFSEMSKAKVQLPNPPKQDQPIVRDCDRHHSLQNKL, encoded by the coding sequence TTGATTGGAATTTTTCTCAATCCTGCGCCACTTGCCAATATTCTTGGATTTTTAGCACTGCTGTGCTACATTGCCACCTTACTCCCCAGTTTGCTCAAGGCTATTGTTCCAGCCATCAAGCGCAACAAATCCTTGATGTGGCTCCTCAAATATCGTCGCAATCTTGGTGTTGCTGCTTTTTGCTTAGGTGCGAATCATGGAGTTCTGTTAATTTTTGAAAGACATATCAACTTACTTGATTGGCATACCTATCTTCATTATTTTCAAGGGATAACCACTTTAGGAATTTTCACAATATTGACAGTAACTTCCAACGACGAAAGTGTCAAAACGCTTAAAAACTATTGGAAAAAACTACATAAGTTGACCTATCTAGCTATTTTTATTCTGCCTTGGCATATCCTCGACAAAATGTCTGGGAATTGGACTTATTTTACTTTCTTGGCCGTGCTGCTGACACTATTCATTCTGATACTTTTCCTTCTAAGGAAATGCTTGAAACTCTACAAGTTGGTAATGCTCCGTTTCAGTGAGATGAGTAAAGCCAAAGTCCAATTACCGAATCCCCCCAAGCAAGATCAGCCTATAGTGAGGGACTGCGATCGCCACCATTCACTCCAAAATAAATTATGA